One genomic region from Onychostoma macrolepis isolate SWU-2019 chromosome 23, ASM1243209v1, whole genome shotgun sequence encodes:
- the rnf150b gene encoding RING finger protein 150: MALSVIQACRSLALSTWLLSFCFVHLLCLDFTVAEKEEWYTAFVNITYVDPVTAEVRTEKTECGRYGEHSLKREARGVLAMPAAPQDRHACDPNSRFTPRGYGAWIALISRGNCTYRDKIRNAVGKNASAVVIFNVGSSNPNETITMPDPGTGDVVAIMIPEPKGRDLVLLMERNITVHMHITIGTRNLQKYVSRTSVVFVSISFIILMIISLAWLVFYYIQRFRYANARDRNQRRLGDAAKKAISQLQVRTIRKGDQETESDFDNCAVCIEGYKPNDVVRILPCRHLFHKGCVDPWLVDHRTCPMCKMNILKALGLTSSAECLNELPLDYELAVGGMALNAMVMSDDIMVGDVVGGRDPGVRMVGLPQVLLDSEPLSQDTLPTEQSELQPIASSSSEMSLATGAGHLDIDTPTDDPKC; the protein is encoded by the exons ATGGCACTCTCGGTGATCCAGGCGTGTCGTAGTCTGGCCCTGTCCACCTGGCTGCTGTCCTTCTGCTTCGTCCATCTGCTGTGTTTGGACTTCACGGTGGCGGAGAAGGAGGAATGGTACACGGCGTTCGTTAACATCACGTACGTGGATCCGGTCACGGCCGAGGTCCGCACCGAGAAGACGGAGTGCGGGCGTTACGGGGAGCACTCGCTCAAACGCGAGGCCAGAGGCGTGCTGGCGATGCCCGCCGCGCCGCAGGACAGACACGCGTGCGATCCCAACAGCAGATTCACGCCGCGCGGGTACGGCGCGTGGATCGCGCTCATCAGCAGGGGAAACTGCACGTACAGGGACAAAATCCGAAACGCCGTGGGGAAAAACGCGTCAGCTGTGGTCATATTCAACGTGGGGTCCTCCAACCCCAACGAGACCATCACCATGCCAGATCCAG GAACTGGTGACGTGGTGGCCATCATGATTCCCGAGCCAAAGGGTCGTGATCTGGTTCTTCTGATGGAGAGGAACATCACCGTTCACATGCACATCACCATCGGAACACGCAACCTGCAGAAATACGTCAGCCGCACCTCGGTGGTCTTCGTCTCCATCTCCTTTATCATCCTCATGATCATCTCGCTGGCCTGGCTCGTCTTTTACTACATCCAGCGCTTCAGATACGCCAACGCCAGGGACCGCAACCAG AGGAGGCTGGGGGACGCTGCCAAAAAAGCCATCAGCCAGTTACAAGTGCGGACCATCAGGAAAGGCGATCAG GAGACGGAGAGTGATTTTGATAACTGTGCCGTGTGTATCGAGGGTTATAAACCAAACGATGTAGTCAGAATCTTACCTTGCAG GCATCTGTTTCATAAAGGCTGTGTCGACCCGTGGTTGGTGGACCATCGTACATGTCCCATGTGTAAAATGAACATCCTCAAAGCTCTGGGCCTCACG TCAAGTGCCGAGTGTCTGAATGAACTTCCTCTGGACTACGAGCTCGCCGTGGGGGGCATGGCTCTTAACGCCATGGTGATGAGCGATGATATCATGGTTGGTGATGTCGTCGGGGGGCGTGACCCCGGCGTGAGGATGGTGGGTCTCCCTCAGGTCCTCCTGGACTCTGAGCCACTGTCCCAGGACACCTTGCCAACCGAACAGA GTGAGTTACAGCCAATAGCCAGCAGCAGTTCAGAGATGTCGCTCGCTACGGGGGCGGGGCATTTGGACATTGACACGCCCACTGATGACCCAAAGTGCTGA